The DNA region CGACCGTTCTTCAGGTTGATATCATCCAGCTTCATGCCGGCCAGACCACCCAGCCGGCAACCGGTGTCAAGCAGCACCAAGAGCAAGGCTTTGTCCCTCGATGCTGCACGAAGTGAACTGTCATCCATCGCGTCCAGGAGCTTGCCAAGATCCTCCATGGACGCCGCTTTTGGCTCGCCGCGCGGAGCCCGAAAGTTCCGCAGCCGCTTCGCAGGGCTTGTATCGATAATCCCCTCCTCCACCGCAAAGTTGAACAACCGCTTCGCATGCCGGATCAGGCTCGCTACGGTGGCGTCCGACAACCCGCCCGATACCCTGGCCTTGAAAGGATGATCGACGAAACGCGACGTCCTCCCACGTAGATGGCCCACATAACCCCTCAGATCACTGATGGTGACGTCAGACACCTCCTTATCCTCCAGGTAGACTACCAGTGGCTTCAGCTTCTCTTCATACGCCTGAGCGGTTCGCACACTGCGCCCATTGGCGATGGTTGCGCAAACCAACTCGGCAACGACTTCAC from Chloroflexota bacterium includes:
- a CDS encoding tyrosine-type recombinase/integrase, which produces MKLSEVVAELVCATIANGRSVRTAQAYEEKLKPLVVYLEDKEVSDVTISDLRGYVGHLRGRTSRFVDHPFKARVSGGLSDATVASLIRHAKRLFNFAVEEGIIDTSPAKRLRNFRAPRGEPKAASMEDLGKLLDAMDDSSLRAASRDKALLLVLLDTGCRLGGLAGMKLDDINLKNGRIYLVEKGNKGRYAFIMPMTRDALRAWLDVRPSDQGDHLWSTLGSNGGDHLSTQGIRQVLRRWKKRADVTGRVNPHAWRHTFAREFLTDGGDLASLSDIMGHSDVKVTQAFYAIFRTHELQEKHDRHSPVARLARSSGRPDRII